The Amycolatopsis nigrescens CSC17Ta-90 genomic interval GTTGACCACCACGAACGCCGAACGTCCGTCCTCGGTGGCCAGGGTGAAAGAGTCGAAGCCCGGCATGTTGCCGGAATGGCCCCACGCCACGCCGCCGCAGGGCAGCGGGACCTCCCGGATCCCGAGGCCGTAGTTCGGGCCGACCGCAGGCACCGTCTCGCGCATTTCCGCGAGCATCTCGGGGCGCAGCACCTTGCCGTCCAGCAGCGCACGCGCGAAACGCGTCAGGTCAGGGCCGGAGGAGACCATCGAGGCCGCTGCCCCGGGAATGCTGGGCTCCAGCTCGGTCACGTCGGCGACCGGCCGGCCGGGGAAGGCGTAGTAGCCGTGCGCGTGCGGACCGCGGATCCGCTGCTCGCCGGGCTCCGGATAGCTGGTCTGCCATAGGCCGAGCGGCCGGATCAGCCGGTCGGTGATCTCGTCGCCGACGTCGTTGCCGCTCACCGCTTCGACCAGCATGCCGAGCAGGATGTACCCGGTGTTGGAGTAGGCCCAGCCGGCGCCCGGCTCGAACAGCGGCGGATGGCTCAGCCCGATCCGGACCAGTTCCT includes:
- a CDS encoding serine hydrolase domain-containing protein, whose protein sequence is MEPIGGKAGTQAIVDGFVAQGAPGAMVFANGRRGSWTVTSGTGELGTDRPIRPWDRARVASNTKMFVSAVVLQLAGEGKLELDAPIEQYLPGLVQGNGYDGNKITVRQLLQHTGGVADYTEELLKDPEASQHPWRPEELVRIGLSHPPLFEPGAGWAYSNTGYILLGMLVEAVSGNDVGDEITDRLIRPLGLWQTSYPEPGEQRIRGPHAHGYYAFPGRPVADVTELEPSIPGAAASMVSSGPDLTRFARALLDGKVLRPEMLAEMRETVPAVGPNYGLGIREVPLPCGGVAWGHSGNMPGFDSFTLATEDGRSAFVVVNGHLKDNKVADVRKAVETALC